In Phacochoerus africanus isolate WHEZ1 chromosome 14, ROS_Pafr_v1, whole genome shotgun sequence, one genomic interval encodes:
- the NR1D1 gene encoding nuclear receptor subfamily 1 group D member 1 yields MTTLDSNNNTGGVITYIGSSGSSPSRTSPESLYSDSSNGSFQSLTPGCPTYFPPSPTGSLTQDPARSFGSIPPSLGDDGSPSSSSSSSSSSSSSSSFYNGSPPGGLQVALEDSNRVSPSKSTSNITKLNGMVLLCKVCGDVASGFHYGVHACEGCKGFFRRSIQQNIQYKRCLKNENCSIVRINRNRCQQCRFKKCLSVGMSRDAVRFGRIPKREKQRMLAEMQSAMNLANNQLSSQCPLETPPTQHPTPGPLGPSPPPAPAPSPLVGFSQFPQQLTPPRSPSPEPTVEDVISQVARAHREIFTYAHDKLGTSPGNFNANHASGSPLATTPHRWESQGCPPAPNDNNIMAAQRHNEALNGLRQAPSAYPPAWHPGPSHHSCHQPNSNGHRLCPTHVYPAPEGEAPANSLRQGNSKNVLLACPMNMYPHGRSGRTVQEIWEDFSMSFTPAVREVVEFAKHIPGFRDLSQHDQVTLLKAGTFEVLMVRFASLFNVKDQTVMFLSRTTYSLQELGAMGMGDLLNAMFDFSEKLNSLALTEEELGLFTAVVLVSADRSGMENSASVEQLQETLLRALRALVLKNRPSETSRFTKLLLKLPDLRTLNNMHSEKLLSFRVDAQ; encoded by the exons ATGACGACCCTGGACTCCAACAACAACACAG GTGGCGTCATCACCTACATTGGCTCCAGCGGCTCCTCCCCGAGCCGCACCAGCCCCGAGTCCCTCTACAGTGACAGCTCGAATGGCAGCTTCCAGTCCCTGACTCCAGGCTGCCCCACCTACTTCCCACCATCACCCACTGGCTCCCTCACCCAGGACCCAGCTCGCTCCTTTGGGAGCATTCCACCCAGCCTGGGTGACGATggttccccttcctcctcttcctcttcctcatcgtcctcctcctcctcctcctccttctataATGGGAGCCCCCCTGGCGGGCTACAAGTGGCCCTGGAAGACAGCAACCGCGTGTCCCCCAGCAAGAGCACCAGCAACATCACCA AGCTGAATGGCATGGTGCTGCTCTGTAAAGTGTGTGGGGACGTGGCCTCGGGTTTCCACTATGGCGTGCATGCCTGTGAGGGCTGCAAG GGCTTTTTCCGTCGAAGCATCCAGCAGAACATCCAGTACAAAAGGTGTCTGAAAAACGAGAACTGCTCCATCGTCCGCATCAATCGTAACCGCTGCCAGCAGTGTCGCTTCAAGAAGTGTCTCTCCGTGGGCATGTCTCGAGATG CTGTGCGTTTTGGGCGCATCCCCAAACGAGAGAAGCAGCGGATGCTGGCTGAGATGCAGAGTGCCATGAACCTGGCCAACAACCAGCTGAGCAGCCAGTGCCCGCTGGAgaccccacccacccagcaccccaccccaggccccctgGGCCCCTcaccgcccccagccccggccccctcACCCCTGGTGGGCTTCTCCCAGTTCCCACAACAGCTGACGCCTCCCCGATCCCCAAGTCCCGAGCCCACAGTGGAGGATGTGATATCGCAGGTCGCCCGGGCCCACCGAGAGATCTTCACTTACGCCCATGACAAGCTGGGCACCTCACCTGGTAACTTCAATGCCAACCATGCCTCAGGCAGCCCCCTGGCCACCACCCCACATCGCTGGGAAAGTCAGGGCTGCCCACCCGCCCCCAATGACAACAACATCATGGCTGCCCAGCGTCACAATGAGGCCCTGAACGGTTTACGCCAGGCTCCTTCCGCCTACCCTCCCGCCTGGCACCCTGGCCCTTCCCACCACAGCTGCCACCAGCCCAACAGCAATGGGCACCGTCTATGCCCCACCCACGTGTACCCAGCCCCAGAAGGCGAAGCACCCGCCAACAGTCTGCGGCAGGGCAACTCCAAGAACGTTCTGCTG GCATGTCCCATGAACATGTACCCGCACGGGCGCAGTGGGCGAACCGTGCAAGAGATCTGGGAGGATTTCTCCATGAGCTTCACACCCGCCGTGCGGGAGGTGGTGGAGTTTGCCAAGCACATCCCCGGCTTCCGTGATCTTTCTCAGCACGACCAGGTCACCTTGCTCAAGGCTGGCACCTTTGAG GTGCTGATGGTGCGCTTTGCGTCGCTGTTCAACGTGAAGGACCAGACGGTGATGTTCCTGAGCCGCACCACCTACAGCCTGCAGGAGCTCGGCGCCATGGGCATGGGCGACCTGCTCAATGCCATGTTCGACTTCAGCGAGAAGCTCAACTCCCTGGCGCTTACCGAGGAGGAGCTGGGCCTCTTCACCGCGGTGGTGCTCGTCTCGGCAG ACCGCTCGGGCATGGAGAATTCCGCTTCGGTGGAGCAGCTCCAGGAGACGCTGCTGCGGGCTCTTCGGGCTCTGGTGCTGAAGAACCGGCCCTCGGAGACTTCCCGCTTCACCAAGCTGCTGCTCAAGCTGCCGGACCTGCGGACCCTGAACAACATGCATTCCGAGAAGCTGCTGTCCTTCCGGGTGGACGCCCAGTGA
- the THRA gene encoding thyroid hormone receptor alpha, which yields MEQKPSKVECGSDPEENSARSPDGKRKRKNGQCSLKTSMSGYIPSYLDKDEQCVVCGDKATGYHYRCITCEGCKGFFRRTIQKNLHPTYSCKYDSCCVIDKITRNQCQLCRFKKCIAVGMAMDLVLDDSKRVAKRKLIEQNRERRRKEEMIRSLQQRPEPTPEEWDLIHVATEAHRSTNAQGSHWKQRRKFLPDDIGQSPIVSMPDGDKVDLEAFSEFTKIITPAITRVVDFAKKLPMFSELPCEDQIILLKGCCMEIMSLRAAVRYDPESDTLTLSGEMAVKREQLKNGGLGVVSDAIFELGKSLSAFNLDDTEVALLQAVLLMSTDRSGLLCVDKIEKSQEAYLLAFEHYVNHRKHNIPHFWPKLLMKVTDLRMIGACHASRFLHMKVECPTELFPPLFLEVFEDQEV from the exons ATGGAACAGAAGCCAAGCAAGGTGGAGTGTGGGTCAGACCCAGAGGAGAACAG TGCCAGGTCACCAGATGGAAAGCGAAAAAGAAAGAACGGCCAATGTTCCCTGAAAACCAGCATGTCAG ggtATATCCCTAGTTACCTGGACAAAGACGAGCAGTGTGTCGTGTGTGGGGACAAGGCAACCGGTTATCACTACCGCTGCATCACTTGTGAGGGCTGCAAG ggcttctTTCGCCGCACAATCCAGAAGAATCTCCATCCCACCTACTCATGCAAGTATGACAGCTGCTGTGTCATTGACAAGATCACCCGCAATCAGTGCCAGCTGTGCCGCTTCAAGAAGTGCATcgctgtgggcatggccatggACT TGGTTCTAGATGATTCGAAGCGGGTGGCCAAGCGCAAGCTGATTGAGCAGAACCGGGAGCGGCGCAGGAAGGAGGAGATGATCCGATCACTGCAGCAGCGACCGGAGCCCACTCCGGAAGAGTGGGACCTGATCCACGTTGCCACGGAGGCCCATCGCAGCACAAACGCCCAGGGCAGCCACTGGAAGCAGAGGAGGAAATTCCTG CCGGATGACATTGGCCAGTCACCCATCGTCTCCATGCCGGACGGAGACAAGGTGGACCTAGAGGCCTTCAGTGAGTTTACCAAGATCATCACCCCGGCCATCACCCGCGTGGTGGACTTTGCCAAAAAACTGCCCATGTTCTCCGAG CTGCCTTGCGAAGACCAGATCATCCTCCTGAAGGGGTGCTGCATGGAGATCATGTCCCTGCGGGCGGCTGTCCGCTATGACCCCGAGAGCGACACACTGACGCTGAGCGGGGAGATGGCCGTCaagcgggagcagctcaagaatgGCGGCCTGGGCGTCGTCTCCGACGCCATCTTTGAACTGGGCAAGTCACTCTCTGCCTTTAACCTGGATGACACGGAAGTGGCTCTGCTGCAGGCTGTGCTGCTAATGTCAACAG ACCGCTCGGGCCTGCTGTGCGTGGACAAGATCGAGAAGAGTCAGGAGGCGTACCTGCTGGCGTTCGAGCACTACGTCAACCACCGCAAACACAACATTCCGCACTTCTGGCCCAAGCTGCTGATGAAGGTGACTGACCTCCGCATGATCGGGGCCTGCCACGCCAGCCGCTTCCTCCACATGAAAGTCGAGTGCCCCACCGAACTCTTCCCCCCACTCTTCCTCGAGGTCTTTGAGGATCAGGAAGTCTAA